Proteins from one Deinococcus sp. AB2017081 genomic window:
- a CDS encoding S1 RNA-binding domain-containing protein, giving the protein MVQLDSGAVAEGRVTRVTDFGAFIQFENGETGLVHISQIAHSFVRNIHDHVREGENIEVKVLGRDERGRLDLSIKELLEEPEEVPRPRAIGRQSPQFEAKLRSFMRDAKERTHGGGGSAAKKPAGGKRKK; this is encoded by the coding sequence TTGGTGCAGCTTGATTCCGGCGCGGTGGCAGAGGGCCGCGTCACGCGCGTGACTGATTTCGGCGCGTTCATCCAGTTCGAGAACGGCGAGACTGGCCTGGTGCACATCTCGCAGATCGCCCACTCCTTCGTGCGGAACATCCACGATCACGTCCGAGAGGGCGAGAACATCGAGGTGAAGGTGCTGGGCCGCGACGAGCGTGGCCGCCTCGATCTGTCGATCAAGGAACTGCTGGAGGAACCCGAAGAGGTGCCGAGGCCCCGCGCCATCGGTCGCCAGAGCCCCCAGTTCGAGGCGAAGCTGCGCTCGTTCATGCGGGACGCCAAGGAGCGCACGCACGGAGGCGGCGGCAGCGCGGCCAAGAAGCCTGCCGGCGGCAAGCGCAAGAAGTAA
- a CDS encoding DUF423 domain-containing protein, translating to MTPEPRFFPALQAGAVLAALGVALGAFGAHALKSQLTAELLANFETGVRYQMYAALALIALGSTGRPQRAGLWLTLGAVIFSGSLYVLALSGVRWLGAITPIGGVLMIGGFVLAALDARRA from the coding sequence ATGACTCCTGAGCCCCGTTTCTTTCCCGCCCTTCAGGCGGGTGCGGTACTCGCCGCACTCGGCGTCGCCCTCGGGGCCTTCGGTGCCCACGCCCTGAAATCACAGCTGACTGCCGAACTGCTGGCGAATTTCGAGACCGGCGTGCGCTACCAGATGTACGCCGCGCTGGCCCTGATCGCTCTGGGCAGCACCGGCCGCCCGCAGCGTGCCGGGCTGTGGCTCACGCTGGGGGCCGTGATCTTCAGCGGCAGCCTGTATGTTCTGGCGCTGAGCGGGGTGCGCTGGCTGGGGGCGATCACGCCCATCGGCGGCGTGCTGATGATCGGCGGCTTCGTGCTGGCGGCGCTGGACGCCCGGCGGGCATAA
- the mraZ gene encoding division/cell wall cluster transcriptional repressor MraZ, with protein MPFGEFPYTIDDKGRVVMPPPFREFVEDGMILTRGMEGCLYVFPLASWRRVEEQLEGLPLTDAESRSFVRFFYSGANKARLDNQSRVSIPQTLRSFAQLDGDVIVAGAPGRLELWSPARWEAAITAVQDNPPKPELLSNFVA; from the coding sequence TTGCCGTTCGGAGAGTTCCCGTACACCATCGACGACAAGGGACGTGTGGTCATGCCACCACCGTTCCGCGAGTTCGTCGAGGACGGGATGATCCTCACGCGCGGGATGGAGGGCTGCCTGTACGTCTTCCCGCTGGCGAGCTGGCGGCGCGTGGAGGAACAGCTCGAGGGCCTGCCCCTGACCGACGCCGAATCGCGATCCTTCGTGCGCTTCTTCTACTCCGGCGCGAACAAGGCCCGGCTGGACAACCAGAGCCGCGTGTCCATCCCACAGACCCTGCGTTCCTTCGCACAACTCGACGGCGACGTGATCGTGGCCGGAGCGCCGGGGCGGCTCGAACTGTGGAGTCCCGCGCGCTGGGAAGCCGCCATCACCGCCGTGCAGGACAACCCGCCCAAACCCGAACTCCTCAGCAATTTCGTGGCCTGA
- a CDS encoding pseudouridine synthase produces MSERLHKRLARAGIASRRAAEAMITAGRVSVNGVTATLGQSVTDADDVRVDGQLIELERAPARTFALYKTTGYVTTASDEYGRRTVLDAMPPLPGLHPVGRLDRDSEGLLILTTDGDLTLTLTHPRYGHEKAYRAWTDGEHDPTADELDALVEGITLSDGPARAISASPATGGAFIVLGEGRKRQVRRMLAAIGHPVVRLMRYRTGGLWLGNLDVGEYRELGPDDMADLLRPTGAGSPNWDRNWELMRRRWG; encoded by the coding sequence GTGAGCGAGCGTCTGCACAAGCGTCTGGCCCGGGCGGGGATTGCCTCGCGCCGCGCGGCCGAGGCCATGATCACCGCCGGGCGCGTCAGTGTGAACGGCGTGACCGCCACGCTCGGCCAGTCCGTCACCGACGCCGACGACGTCCGCGTCGACGGCCAGCTGATCGAGCTGGAGCGTGCCCCGGCCCGCACCTTCGCGCTGTACAAAACCACCGGGTACGTCACGACCGCCAGCGACGAGTACGGCCGCCGCACCGTGCTGGACGCCATGCCGCCCCTGCCCGGCCTGCACCCGGTCGGCCGCCTCGACCGCGACTCCGAGGGCCTGCTGATCCTCACCACCGACGGCGACCTGACCCTGACCCTGACGCACCCCCGCTACGGCCACGAGAAGGCGTACCGCGCGTGGACCGACGGGGAACACGACCCCACCGCCGACGAGCTGGACGCGCTGGTCGAGGGCATCACGCTCTCGGACGGCCCGGCCCGTGCCATCAGCGCGTCCCCGGCCACGGGCGGGGCGTTCATCGTGCTGGGCGAGGGCCGCAAGCGTCAGGTGCGCCGGATGCTCGCCGCGATCGGCCACCCGGTCGTGCGCCTCATGCGCTACCGCACCGGCGGGCTGTGGCTCGGCAATCTGGATGTCGGGGAATACCGCGAACTCGGCCCGGACGACATGGCCGACCTGCTGCGCCCCACTGGGGCCGGCTCGCCCAACTGGGACAGGAACTGGGAACTCATGCGCAGACGCTGGGGGTGA
- a CDS encoding ABC transporter permease, with protein sequence MSTVPRAESQTALAWSLARAHLGRRRMQNVLTILGIAVGVMALIAALSLTNGFTRALVDATLRASPHLSLTAFTPAVRDRELEAALRTDPDVQAFTPFVADKGLLTRPAGDGRRAGFDFVTLFGVTPDASRVLQLQPEESQVLSTLKPGQIMLGSALSRSIGAFPGDELRLLNSTQRRTSLRVAGLFTTGNYLIDSAYAFTALETLQTLQGTATVTGYQLRLHDPDRAPQVGLRLTRVRSYSPLPWQDIYGTLLDQLSLQKKVISFVVFLIVIVAAFGIANVLTLAVFEKTQEIAILRAIGATRSLITRVFLFEGLVLGIGGLLVGNLLGLGISAYFTVRPFQLPGDLYFLTSLPVEVRWTDLLAVNAMGLGTTLLAALIPARRAAGIEPARVIR encoded by the coding sequence ATGTCCACCGTTCCCCGCGCCGAATCTCAGACTGCCCTGGCGTGGTCGCTGGCCCGCGCCCACCTGGGACGACGGCGGATGCAGAACGTGCTGACGATCCTGGGCATCGCCGTGGGCGTGATGGCCCTGATCGCCGCGTTGAGCCTGACCAACGGCTTCACGCGGGCGCTGGTCGACGCGACCCTGCGGGCCAGCCCACACCTGAGCCTCACTGCCTTTACGCCGGCCGTCCGTGACCGCGAACTCGAAGCTGCCCTGAGGACGGATCCGGACGTCCAGGCCTTCACGCCCTTCGTGGCTGACAAGGGGTTGCTGACCCGGCCGGCCGGCGATGGCCGCCGCGCCGGCTTCGATTTCGTGACGCTCTTCGGCGTGACGCCTGATGCCTCGCGGGTGCTGCAGCTCCAGCCGGAGGAGAGTCAGGTGCTGTCCACGCTGAAGCCCGGCCAGATCATGCTGGGATCGGCGCTGTCCCGCTCGATCGGGGCGTTTCCGGGTGATGAGCTTCGCCTGCTGAACAGCACGCAGCGCCGAACCTCCCTGCGGGTCGCCGGGCTGTTCACGACCGGGAACTATTTGATCGACAGTGCCTACGCGTTCACGGCGCTCGAGACCCTCCAGACGCTCCAGGGCACTGCCACGGTCACCGGCTATCAGCTGCGGCTGCACGACCCGGATCGGGCACCACAGGTGGGCCTGCGCCTCACCCGGGTGAGGTCGTACAGCCCGTTGCCATGGCAGGACATCTACGGCACGTTGCTCGATCAGCTCTCGCTGCAGAAGAAGGTCATCTCCTTCGTCGTGTTCCTGATCGTGATCGTCGCCGCCTTCGGGATTGCCAACGTCCTGACCCTGGCCGTGTTCGAGAAGACCCAGGAGATCGCCATCCTGCGGGCCATCGGGGCCACCCGCAGTCTCATCACCCGGGTGTTTCTGTTCGAGGGGCTGGTGCTGGGGATTGGCGGTCTGCTGGTCGGTAATCTGCTCGGGCTGGGAATCAGCGCGTACTTCACGGTTCGACCGTTTCAGCTGCCCGGTGACCTGTATTTCCTGACGTCGCTGCCGGTGGAGGTGCGCTGGACGGATCTGCTGGCCGTGAACGCGATGGGGCTCGGCACGACCCTGCTCGCTGCCCTGATCCCGGCCCGCCGCGCAGCGGGAATCGAGCCCGCCCGGGTCATCCGCTGA
- a CDS encoding S1C family serine protease: protein MKRPLSILALTGTLALGAFAGFQVNDRFSEASTVTAAVPQGQMIPAVAQATPTAPATYDNGRARTESEANTVNVVKARQNGLVYISVTESADTSPQAQLRQQFQQQLPFGFATPDNSQPQTGTGSGFFVNAQGDIITNNHVVEGASEITIRLHGNKATYKAKVIARAPDFDLALIRAEGVPASAIQPIPLGDSDNLDVGLKAIAMGAPFNLDFSVSEGIISSLERTVRVGTKEIYQSVIQTDAAINPGNSGGPLLNSSGQVIGVNTQILTGGAGQSAGVGFAIPVNTVKKILPQLQAGKGGVIQTPTLGIQFTDLSGLTSDQRSQAKLPASGALIQSVAPNSPAAAAGLKGGSNRALNLDPSGQAGAQATVSTDGDIVTAIDGQAISAGDDLRRAIIGKNIGDTVKLTVVRGGQTRTVNVDLKAFTFPTTAQQ, encoded by the coding sequence ATGAAACGACCTCTGTCCATCCTGGCCCTGACCGGTACCCTGGCGCTCGGTGCCTTCGCCGGATTTCAGGTCAACGACCGATTCTCTGAAGCCTCCACCGTGACCGCGGCCGTGCCCCAGGGGCAGATGATCCCGGCCGTCGCGCAGGCGACGCCGACGGCGCCCGCCACCTACGACAATGGCCGCGCCCGCACCGAGTCCGAGGCGAACACGGTGAACGTGGTGAAGGCCCGGCAGAACGGTCTGGTGTACATCAGCGTGACCGAGAGTGCGGACACCAGCCCCCAGGCGCAGCTGCGTCAGCAGTTCCAGCAGCAGCTCCCCTTTGGCTTCGCCACGCCGGATAACAGCCAGCCACAGACCGGCACCGGCAGCGGCTTCTTCGTGAACGCCCAGGGCGACATCATCACGAACAACCACGTCGTGGAGGGCGCCAGCGAGATCACGATCCGCCTGCACGGCAACAAGGCCACGTACAAGGCCAAGGTCATCGCGCGTGCCCCCGACTTCGACCTAGCCCTGATCCGTGCCGAGGGCGTGCCGGCGTCCGCCATCCAGCCGATTCCGCTGGGCGACAGCGACAATCTGGACGTGGGCCTCAAGGCCATCGCCATGGGCGCACCCTTCAACCTCGACTTCAGCGTCTCGGAGGGCATCATCAGCTCGCTGGAACGCACCGTGCGGGTCGGGACGAAGGAGATCTACCAGAGCGTCATCCAGACGGACGCCGCGATCAACCCCGGCAACTCGGGCGGGCCGCTGCTGAACTCCAGTGGGCAGGTCATCGGCGTGAACACCCAGATCCTGACCGGCGGGGCGGGCCAGAGCGCGGGCGTGGGCTTCGCCATCCCCGTGAACACCGTCAAGAAGATCCTGCCGCAGCTCCAGGCCGGCAAGGGCGGCGTGATCCAGACCCCCACGCTGGGGATCCAGTTCACGGATCTGAGCGGCCTGACCAGTGACCAGCGCTCCCAGGCGAAGCTGCCCGCCAGCGGCGCGCTGATCCAGTCCGTGGCTCCCAACAGCCCCGCCGCCGCCGCCGGCCTGAAGGGGGGCAGCAACCGGGCGCTGAACCTCGATCCGTCGGGTCAGGCGGGTGCCCAGGCCACCGTCTCGACCGACGGCGACATCGTCACGGCCATCGACGGCCAGGCGATCTCGGCGGGCGACGACCTGCGCCGCGCGATCATCGGCAAGAACATTGGAGACACCGTGAAGCTGACCGTCGTGCGGGGCGGCCAGACGCGAACCGTGAACGTCGATCTGAAGGCCTTCACGTTCCCGACCACCGCCCAGCAGTAA
- a CDS encoding peptidoglycan D,D-transpeptidase FtsI family protein, whose amino-acid sequence MEVKIRNRSRVMQFIATLMFLSLVWAYAQLEWGTPQGVKVKLLQARGSIVSADGKVLARSVGDRRLYPQGQLAGQVLGILGKSQGLEGLEYAFDRELASGQDLKLTIDTGIQAAAESALARAVPKHQAEYGSVVVLDTRTGKVLAAASYPPFDPNDWRPYPQEARRNRPFLDVFEPGSTIKGLVVAAALNEGLTTPGTSYSTPMRRHVGGRWGSVINDAVDHPPSLTTQGILRYSSNVGMSHIVEPFTPQKMRDYLTAYGFGTYVNMPTVPSAKGSLQPLRRWDDLVRATNAFGQGMSSTVLQLAAAYNALANDGTYVSPRLIEGTAGDRRTVLRPETARVTRDMLRKVIEEGIPGMAGIKGYEIAGKTGTAQVVVDGRYSSTLYDSVFAGFFPSTAPRVTVAVMVHGAKHDYHGAQLAAPIFKDISTEVLSSWGAAPSLKENTTQAP is encoded by the coding sequence GTGGAAGTAAAGATCCGGAACCGTTCCCGCGTCATGCAGTTCATCGCCACCCTGATGTTCCTCAGCCTGGTGTGGGCGTACGCCCAGCTGGAATGGGGCACCCCCCAGGGCGTGAAGGTGAAGCTGTTGCAGGCGCGAGGCAGCATCGTCAGTGCTGACGGCAAGGTGCTCGCCCGCAGTGTGGGCGACCGGCGGCTGTACCCGCAGGGCCAGCTGGCCGGGCAGGTGCTGGGTATCCTGGGCAAGAGTCAGGGGCTCGAGGGGCTGGAGTATGCCTTCGACCGGGAGCTGGCCTCGGGTCAGGATCTGAAACTGACCATCGACACCGGCATCCAGGCGGCAGCCGAGTCGGCGCTGGCGCGGGCGGTGCCCAAGCACCAGGCCGAGTACGGCTCGGTCGTCGTACTCGATACCCGCACCGGGAAGGTGCTGGCCGCGGCGAGCTACCCGCCGTTCGATCCGAACGACTGGCGGCCGTACCCGCAGGAGGCACGCCGCAACCGCCCCTTCCTGGACGTCTTCGAACCGGGCTCCACCATCAAGGGGCTCGTCGTGGCCGCCGCGCTGAACGAGGGCCTGACCACGCCGGGCACGTCCTACAGCACGCCCATGCGCCGGCATGTCGGCGGGCGCTGGGGCAGCGTCATCAACGACGCAGTCGACCACCCCCCCAGCCTGACCACCCAGGGCATCCTGCGGTACAGCAGCAATGTGGGCATGAGCCACATCGTGGAACCCTTCACGCCGCAGAAGATGCGCGATTACCTCACCGCGTACGGCTTCGGCACCTACGTGAACATGCCGACCGTGCCCAGTGCCAAGGGCTCGCTCCAGCCGCTGCGGCGCTGGGACGATCTGGTGCGCGCCACCAACGCCTTCGGACAGGGGATGAGTTCGACGGTGCTGCAGCTCGCCGCGGCCTACAACGCCCTGGCGAACGACGGCACCTACGTGTCGCCGCGCCTGATCGAGGGGACGGCTGGCGACCGGCGCACGGTGCTCCGTCCCGAGACGGCCCGCGTGACCCGCGACATGCTCCGCAAGGTCATCGAGGAAGGCATCCCCGGTATGGCGGGCATCAAGGGCTACGAGATCGCCGGCAAGACCGGCACGGCGCAGGTCGTCGTGGATGGCCGCTACTCCTCGACGCTGTACGACAGCGTGTTCGCCGGATTCTTCCCGTCCACCGCCCCGCGCGTGACGGTGGCCGTGATGGTGCACGGTGCCAAACACGACTATCACGGAGCCCAGCTGGCAGCCCCGATTTTCAAGGACATCTCGACCGAGGTGCTGTCGAGCTGGGGTGCCGCGCCCTCCCTCAAGGAAAACACCACCCAGGCCCCCTGA
- a CDS encoding 3D domain-containing protein — MSHVLLRWMTSIACVMTALAGATPVLPDPSLAAAAVQSALSVPQTASSQAEAATLRAAAVAQTEAASRTVPSDTVAYTPVRGKVAIVRATAYNSIPNQTDSTPFITATGTRTRPGVVALSRDLLRQFPYGSRIMIEDLSGRYSAQLKGRVFIVEDTMAARKTNSLDIWMTTRSEAMRFGARQVRITAVR; from the coding sequence ATGTCCCACGTCCTACTGCGCTGGATGACGTCCATCGCTTGTGTTATGACGGCCCTGGCCGGGGCCACCCCCGTGCTGCCCGATCCGTCGCTGGCGGCGGCTGCCGTCCAATCTGCCCTGAGTGTGCCGCAGACCGCTTCCTCCCAGGCGGAGGCCGCCACACTCCGTGCGGCGGCGGTCGCCCAGACCGAGGCGGCATCGCGCACTGTGCCCAGCGACACTGTGGCCTACACGCCGGTGCGGGGCAAGGTCGCCATCGTGCGGGCCACCGCCTACAACAGCATCCCCAACCAGACGGACTCCACGCCGTTCATCACTGCCACCGGCACCCGCACCCGTCCGGGAGTGGTCGCCCTGAGCCGGGATCTGCTGCGGCAGTTCCCGTACGGCAGCCGGATCATGATCGAGGATCTGAGCGGACGGTACAGCGCCCAGCTCAAGGGCCGCGTGTTCATCGTGGAGGACACGATGGCGGCGCGGAAGACCAACAGCCTGGATATCTGGATGACCACGCGCAGCGAGGCCATGCGGTTCGGTGCCCGGCAGGTGCGCATCACCGCCGTACGCTGA
- a CDS encoding MazG family protein, which produces MQELLSIMRRLRGPGGCPWDQEQTHESLRPYLLEEAAEAVDAITAGETAELAGELGDVLLQVAFHSVIAEENSSFTYADVERHIVEKLVRRHPHVFGDATVADSREVVSTWQAIKAAEHGDRPRRPAQRVPSGLGALSREAQTQRLAGHRGTRAEVQAVLNTAPDSGEGIAQVLAAVVAWAGAHGIDAELALREHTQQRLEALPEGGDT; this is translated from the coding sequence ATGCAGGAACTGCTGTCCATCATGCGCCGCCTGCGCGGCCCCGGCGGGTGCCCGTGGGATCAGGAACAGACGCACGAGTCCCTGCGACCCTATCTGCTGGAGGAGGCGGCCGAGGCGGTGGATGCCATCACGGCCGGCGAGACAGCCGAGCTGGCGGGCGAACTGGGCGACGTCCTCCTCCAGGTGGCCTTCCACAGCGTGATCGCCGAGGAGAACAGCTCCTTCACCTACGCCGATGTCGAGCGCCACATCGTGGAGAAGCTCGTCCGCCGTCATCCCCACGTCTTCGGGGACGCCACGGTCGCCGACAGCCGTGAGGTCGTGAGCACGTGGCAGGCCATCAAGGCCGCCGAGCACGGGGATCGACCCCGGCGGCCGGCCCAGCGGGTTCCCAGCGGCCTGGGGGCCCTGTCCCGCGAGGCGCAGACCCAGCGGCTGGCCGGGCACCGGGGCACCCGTGCCGAGGTGCAGGCGGTGCTGAACACGGCGCCGGACTCCGGCGAGGGCATCGCGCAGGTGCTCGCGGCGGTGGTCGCGTGGGCCGGCGCCCACGGCATCGACGCGGAACTCGCCCTGCGCGAGCACACGCAGCAGCGCCTGGAGGCCCTGCCCGAGGGCGGGGACACTTGA
- the truB gene encoding tRNA pseudouridine(55) synthase TruB — MPVIAVDKPLKLTSHDVVDRTRRARRTKRVGHTGTLDPLATGVLVLAVDDSTKVVQFMEADSKDYLAWVALGASTVTLDAEGPVDVTGDVPPLDGEAIRAVLATFTGPQQQIPPQYSAIQVGGVRAYAVARAGGEIELPARPVVIHELELLGTFPSVQAAPRTFSPTPDGWAPDDAGRTFTLPEPLGEHPTLLLRARVGSGTYLRSLARDVGAALGVPAHLAGLVRTRVGRHHLQDTVPLDAVQDATGLDDLDALEFPRIEAGAALALHLRQGKRPTHPAVGRHVVTLDGALVAVVDGDGQTLKVVRAWAG; from the coding sequence ATGCCGGTCATCGCCGTGGACAAACCCCTGAAGCTGACGTCGCACGACGTGGTCGACCGCACCCGCCGTGCCCGCCGGACGAAGCGCGTGGGGCACACCGGCACGCTCGATCCCCTGGCGACCGGCGTGCTGGTGCTCGCGGTGGACGACAGCACCAAGGTCGTGCAGTTCATGGAGGCCGACAGCAAGGACTATCTGGCGTGGGTGGCGCTGGGGGCCTCGACTGTCACGCTGGACGCCGAGGGGCCGGTGGACGTGACCGGGGACGTGCCACCGCTGGACGGGGAGGCCATCCGGGCCGTGCTCGCCACCTTCACCGGCCCACAGCAGCAGATTCCCCCGCAGTACTCGGCGATTCAGGTCGGCGGCGTGCGGGCCTACGCGGTGGCGCGAGCCGGCGGCGAGATCGAGTTGCCCGCCCGACCCGTGGTGATCCACGAGCTGGAACTGCTGGGCACCTTCCCCAGCGTGCAGGCCGCGCCGCGCACCTTCTCCCCCACCCCGGACGGCTGGGCGCCGGACGACGCCGGACGGACGTTCACGCTGCCCGAGCCGCTGGGCGAGCACCCCACGCTGCTGCTCCGGGCGCGGGTCGGCAGCGGCACATACCTGCGCTCGCTGGCCCGCGACGTGGGCGCGGCACTGGGCGTGCCCGCGCATCTGGCCGGACTGGTGCGCACCCGCGTGGGCCGCCACCACCTTCAGGACACCGTGCCCCTGGATGCCGTGCAGGACGCGACCGGCCTGGACGATCTGGACGCGCTGGAGTTTCCCCGCATCGAGGCCGGTGCCGCGCTGGCCCTGCACCTGCGCCAGGGCAAGCGCCCCACGCACCCGGCCGTGGGCCGCCACGTGGTCACGCTGGACGGCGCGCTGGTCGCCGTGGTGGACGGTGACGGTCAGACGCTGAAAGTCGTCCGGGCGTGGGCCGGCTGA
- a CDS encoding NAD(P) transhydrogenase subunit alpha, which translates to MAAVVGVVVSDDPAERRVPVVPDVARRLAGLGAAVVMQRGAAARAPFAEDAYPDVTWVDSAAEVLACADLMWTLGPPPDEVLARLRPGSVLLGLLQPYGSAARVQALTDRGITAFAMELLPRISRAQAMDVLSSQGAASGYQGALIAASLAPKFFPMLTYAAGTIRPARALVVGAGVAGLQAIATARRLGAVVSAYDVRPETREQIESLGARFVDTGVSAAGTGGYARELTEGEVAAQAQKLARAVADSDVVITTAAIPGRRAPVIVTGAMLAGMAPGSVVVDLAAETGGNVEGTVADQEVVLGGVRVVGPTHVPSRMPVHTSEMYAKNLLNFIAPALAGGALNLDWNDEVIAGTALTHAGRVVHDRVRQTLNLT; encoded by the coding sequence ATGGCAGCAGTGGTGGGAGTGGTGGTCAGTGACGATCCGGCCGAGCGCCGGGTGCCGGTGGTGCCAGACGTGGCCCGCAGACTGGCCGGGCTGGGCGCAGCGGTCGTGATGCAGCGTGGTGCGGCGGCCCGTGCGCCCTTCGCGGAAGATGCCTACCCGGACGTGACGTGGGTGGATTCGGCGGCCGAGGTGCTGGCCTGCGCCGACCTGATGTGGACGCTGGGGCCGCCACCAGACGAGGTGCTGGCCCGGCTGCGGCCCGGGAGCGTGCTGCTGGGGCTGCTCCAGCCGTACGGCAGTGCGGCGCGGGTGCAGGCCCTGACCGACCGGGGAATCACAGCCTTCGCCATGGAGCTGCTGCCGCGGATCTCACGGGCCCAGGCGATGGACGTGCTGTCGTCGCAGGGGGCGGCCAGCGGGTACCAGGGGGCCCTGATCGCGGCGTCGCTGGCCCCGAAGTTCTTCCCGATGCTCACCTACGCGGCCGGCACCATCCGGCCGGCGCGGGCGCTGGTGGTGGGGGCCGGTGTGGCTGGCCTCCAGGCGATTGCCACGGCGCGGCGCCTGGGGGCGGTCGTGTCGGCCTACGACGTGCGGCCCGAGACCCGGGAACAGATCGAGTCGCTGGGCGCGAGGTTCGTCGATACCGGCGTGAGCGCGGCCGGCACCGGCGGCTATGCCCGTGAACTGACCGAGGGCGAGGTCGCCGCCCAGGCGCAGAAGCTCGCGCGGGCGGTGGCCGACAGCGATGTGGTGATCACGACGGCGGCCATTCCCGGCCGCCGCGCTCCGGTGATCGTCACGGGGGCCATGCTCGCGGGCATGGCCCCCGGCTCGGTGGTGGTGGATCTCGCGGCCGAGACCGGCGGCAACGTCGAGGGCACCGTGGCCGATCAGGAGGTCGTGCTGGGCGGCGTGCGCGTGGTCGGCCCCACCCACGTGCCGTCGCGGATGCCGGTGCACACCTCCGAGATGTATGCGAAGAACCTGCTGAACTTCATCGCTCCGGCCCTGGCCGGCGGCGCGCTGAATCTCGACTGGAACGACGAGGTCATCGCCGGCACGGCGCTCACGCACGCGGGGCGGGTCGTTCATGACCGCGTCCGCCAGACCCTGAACCTGACCTGA
- a CDS encoding NUDIX hydrolase — protein sequence MLDPWQAWASGRQRAALHLPDYRRAAVLVGLTREADPRVLLTVRSADLPTHKGQVSFPGGSLDAGETPVQAALREAQEEVGLDPAGVTVLGELDDVFTPIGFHVTPVLARLPAQPALHLSAEVVKLLLPRVSDLRAIVPREEQRSLPDGSVVTLYTYPWEGHDIWGMTARVLHDLLGAGPR from the coding sequence ATGCTCGACCCTTGGCAGGCATGGGCCTCCGGTCGGCAGCGCGCCGCCCTGCACCTGCCGGACTACCGCCGCGCCGCCGTGCTGGTCGGCCTGACCCGCGAGGCTGATCCTCGCGTCCTGCTCACAGTCAGGTCAGCGGATCTGCCCACCCACAAGGGGCAGGTCAGCTTTCCCGGCGGCAGCCTGGACGCCGGTGAGACCCCCGTGCAAGCCGCCCTGCGTGAGGCGCAGGAGGAGGTCGGTCTCGATCCGGCGGGCGTAACAGTGCTCGGAGAGCTGGACGACGTATTCACGCCGATCGGCTTTCATGTCACGCCAGTGCTGGCCCGCCTGCCAGCCCAGCCGGCGCTGCACCTGTCGGCCGAGGTCGTGAAGCTGCTGCTTCCGCGCGTGAGCGACCTACGGGCCATCGTGCCCCGCGAGGAACAGCGCTCGCTGCCGGACGGCTCGGTGGTCACGCTGTACACCTACCCCTGGGAAGGTCACGACATCTGGGGCATGACGGCGCGGGTGCTGCACGACCTGCTGGGCGCTGGCCCCCGCTAG
- the rsmH gene encoding 16S rRNA (cytosine(1402)-N(4))-methyltransferase RsmH: MTDPTPSPLTHRPVLAAEVIEALAPAPGKVFIDGTLGGAGHTGLLLDAGATVYGIDQDPYALERARAAARPGLTVLEGNYRDMRALLAAAGVSAVDGVLLDIGVSSFQLDDTRRGFSYHTDAPLDMRMSQSGESAADVVNTYPEEEIAAIIYEYGEERHSRRIARGIVYARERTPIETTVQLADIIKRSYPGFSKGIHPARRSFQALRIHVNDELGALRDGLAGAEALLGPAGRLAVISFHSLEDRIVKRFMQGSEILSPLTKRPVVATEAEQAENPRARSAKLRAAERRGLAGAAL; the protein is encoded by the coding sequence ATGACCGATCCCACTCCATCCCCCCTGACCCACCGGCCGGTGCTCGCCGCCGAGGTGATCGAGGCGCTGGCCCCCGCTCCGGGCAAGGTGTTCATTGACGGCACGCTCGGCGGGGCCGGGCATACCGGTCTGCTGCTCGATGCCGGCGCGACAGTGTATGGCATCGATCAAGATCCCTACGCGCTGGAGCGTGCCCGCGCCGCCGCCCGGCCCGGTCTGACCGTGCTGGAGGGCAACTACCGCGACATGCGGGCGCTGCTCGCGGCGGCCGGCGTGAGCGCCGTCGACGGCGTGCTGCTCGACATCGGCGTCAGCTCCTTCCAGCTCGACGACACCCGTCGCGGCTTCTCGTACCACACCGACGCCCCGCTGGACATGCGTATGAGCCAGTCCGGCGAGAGTGCCGCCGACGTCGTGAACACCTATCCCGAGGAGGAGATCGCCGCGATCATCTACGAGTACGGCGAGGAACGTCACTCGCGCCGCATCGCGCGGGGCATCGTGTATGCCCGCGAGCGCACCCCCATCGAGACGACCGTGCAGCTCGCAGACATCATCAAGCGCTCGTATCCAGGCTTTTCCAAGGGCATCCATCCGGCGCGGCGGTCGTTCCAGGCGCTGCGCATCCATGTGAACGACGAACTCGGAGCGCTGCGCGACGGTCTGGCCGGGGCAGAGGCGCTGCTGGGGCCCGCTGGGCGGCTGGCGGTCATCTCCTTCCATTCTCTGGAAGACCGCATCGTGAAGCGCTTCATGCAGGGCAGCGAGATCCTCAGCCCATTGACCAAGCGTCCGGTCGTGGCGACCGAGGCTGAGCAGGCGGAGAATCCGCGTGCCCGCAGCGCAAAACTCCGCGCAGCCGAACGGCGCGGGCTGGCCGGGGCGGCCCTGTGA